The following DNA comes from Streptomyces pristinaespiralis.
CTTCCTGGCCACCCACGCCGAACGGGTCTACGCCGAACTCACCGACGGCCTCACCCGCACCCCGCGCCTGGACGAACTGACCGCCCTCGCCGCCCGCCACTTCCCCGGCCTGGTCCCCACCCCCGCCCAACTGGCCGACGACGCACGCCACATGCAGCGCAACAAGGAAGGCTGGGAGATCGCCGTCGGCATCTTCTTCCAGGCCGTCCTCAGCGCCCCCGCCGCCGGCAACCACCTGCTGCGCTCCATGCTGCGCCCCACCACCCGCGCCCGGGCCGCCCTGCTGGACTACCAGCTCACCGGCCGCGCCGACCTGGGCATCGCCACCGTCACCCGCCGCGACGGCATCGCCCACCTCGAACTGTGCAACGACGAGTTCCTCAACGCCGAGGACGACGCCGCCGTCGAAGCCCTGGAGACCGGCTGCGACCTGGTGCTCCTGGACCCCGCCAGCCACGTCGGCGTCCTGCGCGGCGCCGCCCAGACCCACCCCGCCCACGCCGGCCGCCGCGTCTTCAGCGCCGGCATCAACCTCACCCACCTCTACCACGGCGACATCTCCCTCCTCGGCTTCCTGCTGCGCCGCGAAGCCGGCTACATCGCCAAGTTCGTCCGCGGCCTGTGCCTCGAGGACGGCACGGGCGACACCGGCGACAACTGGTGGCCCGACGCCGACAAGCCCTGGGTCGGCGCCGTCGACGCCTTCGCCATCGGCGGCGGCCTGCAGATCCTGCCCGTCATGGACCGCGTCGTCGCCGCCGACGACGCCTGGTTCAGCCTCCCCGCCATGGAAGAGGGACTGGTGCCCGGCGTCTCCAACCTGCGCCTGCTGCACCCGGCCGGCTCCCGCCTCACCCGACGCCTCATCTTCTGGGGCCACAAACTGAACGCCCGCGACCCCGAAGCCGCCGTGATCGTCGACGAGACCGCCCCCGCCGACACCATGGACAGCGCCGTCGAACGCGCCGCCCAGCACCTCGACCACCCCGCCGTCGGCGCCAACCGGCGCATGCTCAACCTCGTCGAGGAACCCGCCGACCTCTTCCGCCGCTACCTCGCCCGGTACGCCTACGAACAGGCCCGCCTGCTCCACAGCCCCGCCCTCATCAGCACCCTCGAACGCACCTGGATCAACCGGAACCGCGGCGGATCCCGATGACCGTGCTCGACGCCCCCGCCGCCCCGCCGCCCGCCGCACCGGCCGGCCCGCCGCTGCCCGCCGCGACCGCGCTCGCGCTGTACCGGGCCATGGTCACCGGCCGCGCCTTCGACCGGCAGGCCACCGCCTTCACCCGGCAGGGCCGCCTCGCCGTCTACCCCTCCTCCCACGGCCAGGAGGCCTGCCAGACCGCGTCCGTCCTCGCGCTGCGCCCCACCGACTGGCTCTTCCCCACCTACCGCGAGAGCGTCGCCCTGCTCACCCGCGGCATCGACCCGGTGGAGGTCCTGACCCTCTTCCGCGGCGACCGCCACTGCGGCTACGACCCGCACGCCCACCGCACCGCCCCCCAGTGCACCCCACTGGCCACACAGTGCCTGCACGCCGCCGGACTCGCCGACGCCGCCCGCATGCGCGGCCACGACACCGTCGCCCTCGCCTACATCGGCGACGGTGCCACCAGCGAGGGCGACTTCCACGAAGCCGTCAACTACGCGGCCGTACGCCGCGCGCCCGTCGTCTTCCTGATCCAGAACAACCAGTACGCGATCAGCGTCCCGCTCGCCAAACAGACCGCCGCCCGCACCCTCGCCGACAAGGCCGCCGGCTACGGCGCCGCCGGCGTGCGCATCGACGGCAACGACGCCGCGGCCGTCCACACCGCCGTCGCCCGGGCCGCGCACCGCGCCCGCACCGGCGGCGGCCCCACCGTCGTCGAAGCCCTCACCTACCGCATCGAGGCCCATACCAACGCCGACGACGACACCCGCTACCGCAGCGCGGAAGAGGTCGCCGCCTGGGCGGACAAGGACCCCGTCGCCCGCCTCGAGCACCGCCTCCTCGCCGACGGCGTCCTCGACGAGGACACCCTCGCCGGCATCACCCGCGAGGCACAGGACCTCACCGCCCGCCTGCGCCGCACCTTCGCCTCCCCGCCCCGGCGCGACCCGGCCGAGATGTTCCAGCACGTCTACCACCAGCCGCCGCCCCACCTCAGGTCCCAGGCCGCCCTGCTCGCCGCGGAGACCGCCGCCGCGACGGGGGAGGACGCCTGATGCCCACCGACCCCGCCGCCGCCCGCACCGGCAAGAGCACCGCCGACGGCACCGTCACCATGGCCAAAGCCCTCAACACCGCCCTGCGCGACGCCCTGCGCGCCGACGAGAACACCCTCGTCTTCGGCGAGGACGTCGGCACCCTCGGCGGCGTCTTCCGCGTCACCGACGGCCTGGCCCGCGAATTCGGCGACGACCGCTGCTTCGACACCCCGCTCGCCGAATCCGCCATCATCGGCACCGCCGTCGGCATGGCCATGTACGGCTACCGGCCCGTCGTCGAGATGCAGTTCGACGCCTTCGCCTACCCCGCCTTCGAACAACTCGTCAGCCACGTCGCCAAGTTCCGCGCCCGCACCCGCGGCCAACTGCCGCTGCCGCTGACCGTCCGCATCCCCTACGGCGGCGGCATCGGGGGAGTGGAACACCACAGCGACTCCTCCGAGATCTACTACATGGCCACCCCCGGCCTCACCGTCGTCACCCCCGCCACCGTCGCCGACGCCTACTCCCTGCTGCGCCGCTCCATCGACTGGCCCGACCCCGTCGTCTTCCTCGAACCCAAACGCCTGTACTGGCACAAGGAGAAGACCGGGCTGCCCACCGACACCGGCCCGCTGGGCTGGGCCGCCGTCCGCCGCCGCGGCACCGACGCCACCCTCGTCACCTACGGCCCCGCCCTGCCCGCCGCCCTCGCCGCCGCCGAGGCCGCCGCGGAGAGCGGCCTGAGCCTGGAGGTCATCGACCTGCGCACCCTCGCCCCCTTCGACGAGGAGACCGTCGCCGCCAGCGTCGACCGCACCGGCCGCGCCGTCGTCGTCCACGAGGCCCACGGCTTCGCCGGCCCCGGCGCCGAGATCGCCGCCCGCATCACCGAACGCTGCTTCTACCACCTGGAAGCACCCGTACGCCGCGTCACCGGCTTCGACGTGCCCTACCCCGCACCCCTCCTCGAAAGCCACTACCTGCCCGACGTCCAGCGCATCCTGGACGCCGTCGCCACCCTGGAGTGGCCCGCCCGCCGGACGGCCGCCGCATGAACACCCGCACCACCGGCCCCTGGTACCGCAGCCCCGACCCCCGCCCCGGCGCCACCGTGCGACTGCTGTGCTTCCCGCACGGCGGCGGCACCACCGCCGCCTACCACCACTGGCCCGCCCTGCTGCCCGACAGCGTCGAACTGCACGCCGCCCAGTACCCCGGCCACGCCGACCGCATCACCGAACCCCTCCAGCACGACCTGCACACCCTCGCCGACCAGGCCGCCGCGGCCGCCCGCCCCCTGACCGGCGGCCCCTACGCCCTCTACGGCCACAGCCTCGGCGCCCTGGTCGCCTACGAGACCGCGCTGCGCCTCCAGGCCGCCGGAAGCCCCCCGCAGCGGCTCGTCGTCTCCGGCATGCCCGCACCCCACCTCGTACGCCCCGGCGCCGTCCACCGCGCCGGCGACAGCGCACTCATCGCCGAACTGCGGCGCCTGGACGGCTTCCCCGACGAACTCCTCGCCCACCCCGACATGCTCGACATCGTGCTGCGCACCGCCCGCGCCGACTACGCCCTCGCCGAGACCTACCGCCCCCGCCCCGGCGCCCTCCTGCACACCCCGCTCACCGTGCACCGCGCCACCGGCGACCCGGAGCTCACCGCCGCGGAAGCGGCCGGCTGGCGCGCGGCCACCACCGGACCCGTCCGCGAACAGACCTTCCCCGGCGGCCACTTCCACCTCGCCCACGAGCCGGCACCCGTCCTGCTCGACCTCACCGCCGACCTCACCGCCGACCTCTCCGCCCGCCTCGTCAGCGGCACGTCAGCCCGCCGACAGCCGCCCCCGCCAGCCTGGACGGGGACCACCACACGCCTACCGTCACCGAACACCGGGAGACCGATATGAGCAACCCCTTCGAGGACGCCGAGGGCACCTTTCTCGTCCTGGTCAACCACGAGGGCCAGTACTCGCTCTGGCCGTCCTTCGCCGAGGTCCCGGCCGGCTGGACCGTCGCCCTGCCGGCCACCGACCGCGAGAGCGCCCTGGCCCACATCACCGACCGGTGGACCGACATGCGGCCCCAGAGCCTCATCGACGCCATGAACGGCACGGCGGCGTGACCGCGGGCCTGCTCGAGGCGCCCGGGCTGGCCGCGGCCCCGCTGACCACCGCCGACCTGCACGCCAGCCTCACCGATCCGGCCCTGACCTCGATGACCCTCCTCAACGAGATCACCGGCAACTACCCCCAGGCCGTGTCGTTCGCCGCGGGCCGGCCCTACGAGGGCCACTACGACACCGAGGCCCTCCACCACCACCTGCGGCGCTTCACCCGCCACCTCGAGCAGGACCTCGGCCACAGCGAGGAACAGGTACGCCGCACCCTGTTCCAGTACGGGCCCACCAAGGGCGTCATCAACGACCTCCTCGTACGCCAGCTGCACACCGACGAACACATCACCGCCGACCCCGAAGCGGTCCTGGTCACCACCGGCTGCCAGGAGGCCATGGTCCTGCTGCTGCGCGCCCTGCGCCGCGACGCACGCGACACCGTCCTCGCCGCCGCCCCCACCTACGTGGGATTCACCGGGGCCGCCCGCCTCACCGAAATGACGGTCCGCCAGGTCCCCGAAGGCCCCGGCGGACTCGACGCCGCGGACCTCGCCCGCGCCGTGCGCGCCGCCCGCGCCGAAGGACTGCGACCGCGCGCCTGCTACGTCGTCCCCGACTTCTCCAACCCCGGCGGCGCCCGCATGTCGGAGGCCGACCGCCGCCGGCTGCTGCACGCCGCCGACGAGCTGGACATCCTCCTCATCGAGGACAACCCGTACTCGATGTTCCACGACGGCCAGGGCCGGCCGCCGACCCTGAAGTCGATGGACCGCTCCGGACGCGTCGTCTACATCGGCTCGTTCGCCAAGACCGCCTTCCCCGGCGCCCGCATCGGCTACGTCGTCGCCGACCAGCCCGTCGCCGAGGGCGGCCTGCTCGTCGACCAGCTCGCCAAGCTCAAGAGCATGCTCACCCTCAACACCTCGGCCCTCGCCCAGGCCGTCATCGGCGGCCTGCTCCTCGAGCACGGCTGCAGCATGGAACGAGCCTGCGCCCGCGAGGCCGCCGTCTACCGCACCAACCTGAACGTCCTCCTCGACGGCCTCGCCACCCGCTTCCCGCCCGGCAGCGGCGTCACCTGGAACACCCCCGCCGGCGGCCTCTTCGCCGTGCTGAGCGTGCCGTTCACCGCCGACGAAGCGGCCCTGGAGGAGTCGGCGGGCCGCTTCGGCGTCCTGTGGACACCGATGTACCACTTCTACGCGGGCACCGGCGGCCTGACCCAACTGCGCCTGTCCTACAGCGTGCTGACCCCCGACGAGATCACCACCGGCCTGGACCGCCTCGCCGCCTTCGTCGCCGCCCGCACGCCCCGCTGAAACCCGCCGGCGGGAGCCGGCCCCGGCGGGGCGGGCGCCCGGCCCGTGGCGGGGACGCCCACGGCCGCCGGGCCGCAGGGGGAGTCCGAGGACACCGCGCGAAGCGCGCCACCGCGCCCCGCAAGGGCGGGGAACGGCTGCCCGCGCAACGGACACCGGGCCCCACCGCCCCGGCCCCGGCCACCGGCCGCCCCCGCACCGCGGCCCGCCCCGTCAGCCGCACGTCAGCGGCACGTCGGCGGCCCCCGCCACGCTCGTGCCCGGACGGCGCAGGCCCCGCCGGGCCGGGGCCCGCCCGCGGCAAGCCCTCGGATCCGATTCAGGAGACACCCGATGACCACACTCCAGACCCCAGGCGCGCAGAACCCCGCGACCGCCGGACCGGGGGCGGACGAGGCACGCCGCACACCGCTCACCGAGGAGCAGCTGGGACTGCTGCTCCAGCATCGCGCCGACCCCGCCGCCTCCCCGTACAACGTGCCCCTCGCCCTCGACCTGCGCGGCCCGCTCGACGCCGCCGCGCTCGAGGCGGCGCTCGGCCGGCTCGTCGCCCGCCACCCGATGCTGTCCGCGCGCGTCGCCGACGACGACCACGGCGACGGCCCGCCCTTCCTCGACATCGACCCCGGCCGCGCCCCCCGCCTGGAGCGCCGCACCGCCGCCGACGACGGCGCGGACGCCGGCACGCTGCTCGCCGAGGCCCGCCGCGAACTCGACCTGGAACGGGACGGCGTGCTGCGCGCCGTCCTCCTCGGCCACGGCCCCGAGCACCACACCCTGCTGCTCGTCGTCCACCACCTCGTCGTCGACGGCGAGTCCACCGGCCTGCTCCTCGCCGACCTGCTCGCCGCCTACGAGCACGGGGACGTCCCCGGCCCCGCCCCCGCCGCCTTCGCCACCTACGTCGGCGAACGCGCCCGCGAGGCCGAGAAGGACACCGCCGCCGCGGAGACGTACTGGCGCGAACACCTCGACGGCGCCGACCTGACCGTCGACGTCCCCCTCGACACCCCCGCCGGAGACGACGGGCGCCGCGAGGCGGCCGTACCGCTGGAACTGGACAGCCGGCTCTGGAGTGAGATCACCGCGTTCTCCCGCACCCACCGCGCCGGAGCCGCCGCCGTCCTGCTCGCCGCCTACCTCAAGGCCCTCGGCACGTACGGCCGGCAGAGCGCGCCCACCGTCGGCGTGCCGCTCGGCGCCCGCACCGACCCGCGCTACGACCGCACCGTCGGCTACTTCGTACGCACCCTCCTGGTGCGCGCCCCCGCCCAGGACGAGGACCTGACCGCCGCCGGGTTCGTCACCGGCGTGCAGCGGGAACTGGCCCGCGCCGTCGACCACTCGCGGCTGCCGTTCCCGCGCATCGCCAAACTCGCCCCCCGCACCGGCTCCGGCGCCCCGTTCAACTGCACCTTCGTCCTGCACAGCTGGGCCGACGCCACCGCCGCCGCGACCGACGGCGTCGCACTGCGCGGCGGCCTGCGCGCCCACTGGCGCCAGGACGTGCCCACCCCGGGCCTGGGGCTGCTCACCCTGGAGCTGTACGAGGGCGACGGCCGGCTGCGCGGACGCCTCAAGTACGACGCCTCCCGCATCGAGGCCGCCACCGCCGAGGCGTTCACCGAACACGTCACCACCCTCGCCCGCCAACTGGTCCGCGAACCGGACGCCCCCGTGACCGGACTCGAGGGCATCGGCCCGCGCGCCCGCGCCACCCTCGACCACCTCAACGCCACCGACCACCCCGTCGCCGACACGGACATCGACACCCTGATCCGCGGCGTCGTCGAGGCCCGGCCGGACGCCGTCGCCGTCCGGTTCGCCGACCGCAGCTGGACCTACCGCGACCTGGACGCCCGCATCGAGGCGTACGCGGCCGGGCTCACCGCCCGCGGCGTGCGCGCCGGCGACCGGGTCGGCATCCTCCTGCCCCGCAGCGACGAGGCCGTCGCCGTGATGCTCGCGGTCCTGCGCACCGGGGCGGCCTACGTCCCCCTGGACGCCGCCCACCCCGAGGCGCGCCGCCGCCACATCGCCGACAGCAGCGGCATGCGGCTCGCGGTCGTGGACCCCTCGACGGCAGCGGCCTGCCCCCCGGGCCCGCAGCAGGTGCCGGCGGCCGAACTGGCCCAGCCCGGCACGGCGGCCGCGGTGCGCGGACCGGCCCCCTCCAGCGCCCTGCACATCCTCTACACCTCCGGCTCCACCGGCACCCCCAAGGGCGTCCAGCTCAGCCACCGCGCCCTGGTCACCGATGTGCTCGCCGCGATACGGCACTTCGGCATCGGCCCCGGCGACACGATGCTCCTCAAGGCGCCGTTCACCTTCGACGTCAGCGCCCACGAGATGCTCGTCGCCCTCGTCGCGGGCGCCCGGCTCGCCGTCGCACCGCCCGACGCGGAACGCGACCCCGACCTGCTGGCCGAGACCCTCGACCGGTACGGCGTCACGCTGCTGCACGCGGTGCCCTCCCAGCTCCGCCTGCTCCTGGAGGCGGAGAACTTCGGCGCCAACCGCAGCCTGCGCACCGTCGTCTCGACGGGCGAGTCCCTGCCCAACGAACTGCGCACCGCCTTCGAGGCCGCCCACCCGGCCCGGCTGCACAACGCCTACGGGCCGACCGAGACCTCCTACTCCACGGTCTTCTCCTGGGCCCGCGGCGACGACGCGTTCTGGACACGCCGCGCGGAGGTGCCGATCGGCGTGCCGTTCGACAACATCCGCTGCCACGTCCTCGACGAACACCAGCGGCCCCTGCCGCCCGGCGCGCCGGGCGAGCTGTGGATCGGCGGCGGCACCGTCTCCGACGGCTACATCGGCGACCCGGAACGCACCGCCGACCGCTACCGCACGCTCGACCTCGGCGGCCGCACCGAGACCGTCTACCGCACCGGCGACCTGGTCCGGCTGCTGCCGGGCGGCACGCTCACCCACCTGGGCCGCCTCGACGACCAGGTGAAGATCAACGGCAACCGGGTCGAACTCGGCGAGGTCCGGGCCGCGTTGCTGTGCCTCGACGGCGTCGAGGACGCCACGGTCCAGGCCGTCCGCCACACCCACGGCAGCCTCCAGATCGTGGCCCACGTGGTGGCTCCGGCGACGGACACGGCGGCGATCCGCCAGGCCCTGAAGCCCCTGCTCCCGTCCCACATGCTCCCGGCCCGCCTCCACCACGTCCCGCGCATCCCTCTCCTGCCCAACGGCAAGACCGACCGCCAGACCCTCGCCCGCCTGACCACGACGGCGGACGCCCCGGCGCCCGCGCCGGTCGCGGACGCCACCGTCCTGCCCACGGCGGGTGGTTCACCGCGGGAGGCGGTCACGGCCGCCGTCGACCGGGCGGCTTCGGCCGCCACCGCCCCGGCCCCGGCGCCCGCGCCGGCCCCGGCCGCCCACACCTCGCCCACAGCGGGTGGTTCACCGCAGGAGGCGGCCCCGGGCGCCGTCGACCGGGCGGCCATGGCGGCGGGGACCGCCCCGGCGTCCGCGCCGGTCGCGGACGCCACCGTCCTGCCCACGGCGGGTGGTTCACCGCGGGAGGCGACCCCGGGCGCCGTCGACCGGGCGGCTGTGGCCGCCACCGCGCCGGCCACGGCAGACGCCCCGGCCGCCGACACCCCGCTCGCATCGGGTGGTGCACCGCTGGAGGCGGCCACGGCCGCCACCGCCCCGGCGCAGCCGGTCGTCTCCCGGGCCCCCGACGGGGCCGGTGAGCCGGTGCCGGCCACCTCGCCCACGCCCACGCCCGCGCCTTCGGCGCAGGTGCTGGAGCGCGTGCGCGGCGTATGGGCGGAGCTGCTCGGGGACGCCGGGGACCAGGCGCAGTTCTTCGAGGCCGGCGGGGACTCCATCCTCGCCATGCAGCTCGTGTCCCGGCTGCGCCGCGCCGGGTTCACGCTCGCCATGCGCGACATCTACCGCAACCCCGTCCTGGCCGACCTCGCCGCGCACCTCGGCGCCGGGGTCCCGGACGCGCCGCAGGCCGACGAGAGCGGCGGCGACGGGACCCGGCCCGCCGCGCGGGCCGCCGGGCCGGTGTCACCGCTCGCGCCCGTGCAGTCGTGGTTCTTCCGGCACATCAGGACCGACCTCCACCAGTGGAACCAGTCCGTCCTGCTGGAGCTGAACGAAGCCGTCGACCCCACCGTCCTGCGGCTCGCCCTGCAGTCGGTCGTCGCCGCGCATCCCGCCCTGTCGGCCCGTTTCGACGAGGACCCGGACGACCCCGACGGCCCCGGCCGGCTCATGGTCCGCGCGGCACCGTTCACCGCCTACCCGGCACGGGAGGTGCTGTGGGAGCGGGACATCACCAGCGACCCGGAGCTCGACCGGGTGATGGAGGACCTCGAGCGCAGCCTGGACCCGCTGCGCGGCGTGCATGTGCGGGCCCTGCTCGCCCACGACCGGCGTTCCCCGGACGCCGCCCCGACCCATCTGCTGATCGCCGTCCACCACCTCGTCGTGGACGGGGTCTCCTGGCGCATCCTGCTGGAGGACCTCGAGCACGCCCTCGCCTCCCTCGCCGACGGGGCCCTGCCCGCCCTGCCCGAGGAGGCGTGCCGCTACGAGGACTGGGTCGCCTCACTGCCCGCCGTGGCCGCCCGGCCCGGCGAGGCCGACTACTGGCGCGCCCTCGCGGCGGCACGTGCCGAGGCCCAGACCCTGCTGCTGACCACGCCCGCGCCGGACGAGGAGCACATCCGCCGGGTCGAGTTCAGCCTCGACGAGGAGGCGACCGCCCGGCTCATCGGCCCGCTGCCGCGCCGGCTGGGCCTCCAGGTGCACCAGGTGATGACGGGCGCGTTCGCGCAGGCCCTCGCCCGCTGGCGGGGCAGCCGCGCCGTCACCTTCGACGTGGAGACCCACGGACGGCACGGCCGCGACGAACTGTTCCGTACCGTCGGCTGGTTCACCTCCATCCACCCCGTCGTCCTGGGCGCGGACCGCTCCGTGCACCCCGAGCAGTACCTCGCCCAGATCGGCGCGGCGCTGACCGCCGTACCGGACGGCGGCGTCGGCTTCGGCGCCTGCCGCGAGTTCTCCCCGGACGCCGGGCTGCGCACTCTGCTGCGTGACCTGCCGCCCGCCCTGGTGTGCTTCAACTACTACGGTCAGGCCGACCAGTTGAGCCCGAACGGCGGTTTCCGTATGTCGGGCCGTCCCATCCCGCGCGAGCACTCCGCCCGCTGCGAGCGCGTCTACGGCATCGAGGTGTACGGCATCGTCCACGGCGGCCGCCTGCGCATGGGCCTGACCTGGGTGCCGAGCCCGGCGGACGGTGTGGACGAGGCCGGCGTCGACGCGCTCGTGGAGCAGATGAGCTGGGTGCTGGCCACGCTCGCGGGCGCCGACCCGCACGCCGTGACCCCGGCCGAGATCACCGCGCCCGGCGCCACCGGCCCCGCCCCGCGCCCCGCCCGTCCCACCGCCCCTCCCGCCGTCCTCGCCCACAGCGGCGACGACGGGAGCGACCACGGCGGCGCCGGGGA
Coding sequences within:
- a CDS encoding non-ribosomal peptide synthetase, with translation MTTLQTPGAQNPATAGPGADEARRTPLTEEQLGLLLQHRADPAASPYNVPLALDLRGPLDAAALEAALGRLVARHPMLSARVADDDHGDGPPFLDIDPGRAPRLERRTAADDGADAGTLLAEARRELDLERDGVLRAVLLGHGPEHHTLLLVVHHLVVDGESTGLLLADLLAAYEHGDVPGPAPAAFATYVGERAREAEKDTAAAETYWREHLDGADLTVDVPLDTPAGDDGRREAAVPLELDSRLWSEITAFSRTHRAGAAAVLLAAYLKALGTYGRQSAPTVGVPLGARTDPRYDRTVGYFVRTLLVRAPAQDEDLTAAGFVTGVQRELARAVDHSRLPFPRIAKLAPRTGSGAPFNCTFVLHSWADATAAATDGVALRGGLRAHWRQDVPTPGLGLLTLELYEGDGRLRGRLKYDASRIEAATAEAFTEHVTTLARQLVREPDAPVTGLEGIGPRARATLDHLNATDHPVADTDIDTLIRGVVEARPDAVAVRFADRSWTYRDLDARIEAYAAGLTARGVRAGDRVGILLPRSDEAVAVMLAVLRTGAAYVPLDAAHPEARRRHIADSSGMRLAVVDPSTAAACPPGPQQVPAAELAQPGTAAAVRGPAPSSALHILYTSGSTGTPKGVQLSHRALVTDVLAAIRHFGIGPGDTMLLKAPFTFDVSAHEMLVALVAGARLAVAPPDAERDPDLLAETLDRYGVTLLHAVPSQLRLLLEAENFGANRSLRTVVSTGESLPNELRTAFEAAHPARLHNAYGPTETSYSTVFSWARGDDAFWTRRAEVPIGVPFDNIRCHVLDEHQRPLPPGAPGELWIGGGTVSDGYIGDPERTADRYRTLDLGGRTETVYRTGDLVRLLPGGTLTHLGRLDDQVKINGNRVELGEVRAALLCLDGVEDATVQAVRHTHGSLQIVAHVVAPATDTAAIRQALKPLLPSHMLPARLHHVPRIPLLPNGKTDRQTLARLTTTADAPAPAPVADATVLPTAGGSPREAVTAAVDRAASAATAPAPAPAPAPAAHTSPTAGGSPQEAAPGAVDRAAMAAGTAPASAPVADATVLPTAGGSPREATPGAVDRAAVAATAPATADAPAADTPLASGGAPLEAATAATAPAQPVVSRAPDGAGEPVPATSPTPTPAPSAQVLERVRGVWAELLGDAGDQAQFFEAGGDSILAMQLVSRLRRAGFTLAMRDIYRNPVLADLAAHLGAGVPDAPQADESGGDGTRPAARAAGPVSPLAPVQSWFFRHIRTDLHQWNQSVLLELNEAVDPTVLRLALQSVVAAHPALSARFDEDPDDPDGPGRLMVRAAPFTAYPAREVLWERDITSDPELDRVMEDLERSLDPLRGVHVRALLAHDRRSPDAAPTHLLIAVHHLVVDGVSWRILLEDLEHALASLADGALPALPEEACRYEDWVASLPAVAARPGEADYWRALAAARAEAQTLLLTTPAPDEEHIRRVEFSLDEEATARLIGPLPRRLGLQVHQVMTGAFAQALARWRGSRAVTFDVETHGRHGRDELFRTVGWFTSIHPVVLGADRSVHPEQYLAQIGAALTAVPDGGVGFGACREFSPDAGLRTLLRDLPPALVCFNYYGQADQLSPNGGFRMSGRPIPREHSARCERVYGIEVYGIVHGGRLRMGLTWVPSPADGVDEAGVDALVEQMSWVLATLAGADPHAVTPAEITAPGATGPAPRPARPTAPPAVLAHSGDDGSDHGGAGDGPGTVPVTPQQHGLLLDALAHPGTGRYVEQLFWRWHGPLDTDRFTAAWQSVFDRETVLRASFDWQDEPCLVLHDHVTAEVTRHAAGPAGPADFDALMERDRLRGFDLRTPGLLRVTLVDDPAPADGREPLSVRILLTFHHVLLDGWSVSILLQEFYRAYLAGGALPGGERRPDVRDYSQWLSEQDTAPAREFWSDAVPAAAPVVQPAIPGPATGQSGSGRAECRLSAAEADRLRAWAAARAATESSALQAVWALLLYRAGGTSGPAPVGFGVTVSGRGIALDAVERLPGLLMNSLPMTIQVDPGHSLPRLLTELRDQALDMAAYEWVSTGQIHEWSGRRPGEKLVESLIVFENYPRSSGDLESALAAQGIRVELPDAAGSQTAFPVTLLAYRDVDGSLVLAAVHDRGRIADAEAEKLVAQCARLLRELPATDDEATTVADVLATVTDADLPRMAERSEQPDDTGETPADWPEGPEADLVRQAWQTVFGTTDVDPGEHFFEAGGHSLLAMRLLREISLRTGRTLRLDELLANPRAGMLARLLAETPHDGADADGAASVLVPLRPARQPGAGTVHLVHPPGGQVACYAQLAAGYPGPEALVGIRDPRVDDPEPEYRSTEQLAEHYLQALAPALESGERIVLGGFSGGGVIAYEIAQRITAQGGTPPLVVMVDAGAPDGELTDAEADGSFAGQLRAVAEGRTPDPASTTTDPEPPATDDDRAAATAEPAGSAAYLAEISQIAEWMRGDGGGDLVALMRDSVEAIQRYRPCSYAGPVVVLRAGDTSFGKGTDYDESDRFHGRPGLGWEDHVEDLTIRVVPGNHVTMLTGDNVRSLARILASAVKN